Proteins encoded together in one Salarias fasciatus chromosome 17, fSalaFa1.1, whole genome shotgun sequence window:
- the dgki gene encoding diacylglycerol kinase iota isoform X5, with protein MDPQAKEHRSSPAAGGFSGRLASLGADGGDSESGAGSEEAAVGCCSDTFSSLPDMEQESLEEKLRGLAFRKQTSYRKAISRSGLHYLGPPQPPLPPASNGPTKDLRTCVDWTENAVNGDHLWMETSCSGELCYLGEDACLLKTAKSAPRKKCAACKIVVHTSCMEQLEKINFRCKPTFREGGSRCLRDQNVLRHHWVHRRRQEGKCKQCGKSFQQKFFHSKEIIAISCSWCKQAFHNKVTCFMLHQIEEPCSLGAHAGVIVPPSWIIKVRKPQSSLKNSARRKKRTSFKRRTSKKGLDESKWRPFMLKPLPSPLMKPILVFVNPKSGGNQGAKVLQMFMWILNPRQVFDLSQGGLREALELYRKVPNLRILACGGDGTVGWILSALDELQMSPQPPVAVLPLGTGNDLARTLNWGGGYTDEPVSKVLCHVEDGSVVQLDRWNLQVEKSSAQPEEGTQKLPLNVFNNYFSLGFDAHVTLEFHESREANPEKFNSRFRNKMFYAGAAFSDFLQRSSRDLSKHVRVVCDGTDLTPKIQELKFQCIVFLNIPRYCAGTMPWGNTGDHRDFEPQRHDDGCIEVIGFTMASLAALQVGGHGERLHQCREVVLTTFKTVPVQVDGEPCRLAPSTLRISLRNQANMVQKSKRRTSVPLLNDPHAVPDRLRLRVNRISLQEYDRLQYDKERLRDISIPVGIVVVRGDCDLETCRLYIDRLQEDLHQAPSAGHRVHYQDECRGVPRTSSSSRLSPNWSFLDSTSADRFYRIDKAQEHLHFVTEICQDEVFILDHEAPTVSQASSTGMPDLVVEPSAGTPLTADEQELLSAAASGDLSMLSECVRRGVNLLVRDSGGCSALHLASQGGHAELVSYIVKEGSKVLLDLTDREKGDTALHKAASEKQHAVCRLLVEAGASLQKTNFQGKTPADQADGDSELATYLSSTQTPPPREDLETAV; from the exons GAAAGCCATCTCCCGGTCGGGCCTCCATTACCTCGGTCCCCCGCAGCCGCCACTTCCTCCGGCCTCCAACGGGCCCACCAAGGACCTGCGGACCTGCGTGGACTGGACG GAGAACGCGGTGAACGGAGATCACCTGTggatggagaccagctgctccgGAGAGCTGTGCTACCTGGGAGAAGACGCCTGCCTGCTGAAGACTGCA AAGTCGGCCCCCAGGAAGAAATGTGCAGCCTGCAAGATCGTCGTTCACACCAGCTGCATGGAGCAGCTAGAGAAg ATTAACTTTCGGTGTAAGCCGACCTTCAGAGAGGGAGGATCCCGATGCCTCCGagac CAGAACGTGCTGAGACATCACTGGGTTCACCGGCGGAGGCAGGAGGGGAAGTGCAAACAGTGTGGCAAG AGTTTCCAGCAGAAGTTCTTCCACAGTAAAGAAATCATCGCCATCAGCTGTTCGTGGTGCAAACAGGCT TTCCACAACAAGGTGACGTGTTTCATGCTGCATCAGATCGAGGAGCCGTGCTCGCTGGGCGCTCACGCTGGAGTCATCGTCCCGCCGTCCTGGATCATCAAAGTCAGGAAACCacag agctCACTGAAAAACTCGGCCAGGAGGAAAAAACGCACCTCTTTCAAACGGAGGACGAGTAAGAAGGGACTGGAC GAGTCGAAGTGGCGTCCCTTCATGTTGAAGCCCCTCCCCTCTCCGCTCATGAAGCCCATTTTGGTTTTCGTCAATCCCAAGAGCGGCGGCAATCAG GGTGCCAAGGTGTTGCAGATGTTCATGTGGATCCTGAACCCTCGGCAGGTCTTCGACCTGTCGCAGGGCGGCCTGAGAGAGGC GCTGGAGCTGTATCGCAAAGTGCCAAACCTGCGGATCCTGGCGTGCGGCGGGGACGGCACG gtgggcTGGATCCTGTCTGcgctggacgagctgcagatgAGCCCACAGCCTCCGGTGGCGGTGCTTCCTCTGGGAACGGGAAACGACCTCGCCAGGACGCTCAACTGGGGCGGG GGTTACACGGACGAGCCGGTGTCCAAGGTGTTGTGCCATGTGGAGGACGGCTCGGTGGTGCAGCTGGACCGGTGGAACCTGCAGGTGGAGAAGAGCTCGGCTCAGCCCGAGGAGGGAACGCAGAAG ctgCCCCTCAACGTGTTCAACAACTACTTCAGCCTGGGCTTCGACGCTCACGTCACCCTGGAGTTCCACGAGTCCCGAG AGGCCAACCCGGAAAAGTTTAACAGCCGCTTTCGAAACAAGATGTTCTATGCAGGA gcagCGTTCTCAGATTTCCTCCAGAGGAGCTCCAGGGATTTGTCCAAGCACGTCAGAGTGGTG TGTGACGGTACAGATCTGACTCCTAAAATCCAGGAGCTGAAGTTCCAGTGCATCGTCTTTCTGAACATCCCCAG GTACTGTGCTGGCACCATGCCGTGGGGAAACACAGGCGACCACCGAGACTTTGAACCTCAGCGACACGACGACGGCTGCATCGAGGTGATCGGCTTCACCATGGCGTCGCTG GCTGCGCTACAGGTCGGAGGTCATGGAGAGAGGCTGCACCAGTGCAGAGAGGTCGTCCTCACGACCTTCAAGACCGTTCCTGTTCAG GTTGACGGCGAGCCGTGTCGACTGGCTCCGTCCACTCTCCGCATCTCCCTCCGAAACCaggccaacatggtccagaagaGCAAGAGACGCACCTCAGTGCCCCTGCTGAACga cccTCACGCCGTTCCCGACCGTCTGCGTCTGCGGGTGAATCGCATCAGCCTGCAGGAGTACGACCGGCTGCAGTACGACAAGGAGCGGCTGCGAGACATCT ccaTCCCAGTGGGCATCGTGGTGGTGAGAGGAGACTGTGATCTGGAGACGTGTCGACTCTACATCGACAGACTGCAGGAG GATTTACACCaggcgccatctgctggtcacaGGGTGCACTATCAG gacgAGTGCCGGGGCGTCCCCAggaccagctccagcagccgtcTGTCCCCCAACTGGAGCTTTCTGGACT CGACGTCCGCGGATCGTTTCTACCGCATCGACAAggctcag GAGCATCTTCACTTCGTCACCGAAATCTGCCAGGAcgaggtcttcatcctggaccACGAGGCCCCCACGGTGAGCCAGGCCTCCAGCACGGGGATGCCCGACCTGGTGGTGGAGCCGTCGGCCGG GACGCCGCTGACAGCTGATGAgcaag agctgctgtcggCTGCTGCTTCAGGGGATCTCTCCATG CTGTCGGAGTGTGTGCGGCGAGGCGTCAACCTGCTGGTCAGAGACTCTGGGGGATGCTCGGCGCTGCACCTGGCCTCGCAGGGCGGCCACGCCGAGCTCGTCAGCTACATCGTCAAAGAAG gctCGAAGGTTCTTCTGGACCTGACGGACCGGGAGAA aggGGACACGGCCCTGCATAAAGCCGCCTCGGAGAAGCAGCACGCCGTGTGTCGTCTGCTGGTGGAGGCCGGCGCGTCGCTGCAGAAGACGAACTTCCAG GGGAAAACTCCGGCGGACCAAGCGGACGGAGACTCGGAGCTGGCCACCTACCTgagctccacccagaccccgcccccccgcgAGGACCTGGAGACGGCCGTGTGA
- the dgki gene encoding diacylglycerol kinase iota isoform X1, with the protein MDPQAKEHRSSPAAGGFSGRLASLGADGGDSESGAGSEEAAVGCCSDTFSSLPDMEQESLEEKLRGLAFRKQTSYRKAISRSGLHYLGPPQPPLPPASNGPTKDLRTCVDWTENAVNGDHLWMETSCSGELCYLGEDACLLKTAKSAPRKKCAACKIVVHTSCMEQLEKINFRCKPTFREGGSRCLRDQNVLRHHWVHRRRQEGKCKQCGKSFQQKFFHSKEIIAISCSWCKQAFHNKVTCFMLHQIEEPCSLGAHAGVIVPPSWIIKVRKPQSSLKNSARRKKRTSFKRRTSKKGLDESKWRPFMLKPLPSPLMKPILVFVNPKSGGNQGAKVLQMFMWILNPRQVFDLSQGGLREALELYRKVPNLRILACGGDGTVGWILSALDELQMSPQPPVAVLPLGTGNDLARTLNWGGGYTDEPVSKVLCHVEDGSVVQLDRWNLQVEKSSAQPEEGTQKLPLNVFNNYFSLGFDAHVTLEFHESREANPEKFNSRFRNKMFYAGAAFSDFLQRSSRDLSKHVRVVCDGTDLTPKIQELKFQCIVFLNIPRYCAGTMPWGNTGDHRDFEPQRHDDGCIEVIGFTMASLAALQVGGHGERLHQCREVVLTTFKTVPVQVDGEPCRLAPSTLRISLRNQANMVQKSKRRTSVPLLNDIQKVCAADLRRLSAPPDSFSVPHAVPDRLRLRVNRISLQEYDRLQYDKERLRDISIPVGIVVVRGDCDLETCRLYIDRLQEDLHQAPSAGHRVHYQDECRGVPRTSSSSRLSPNWSFLDSTSADRFYRIDKAQEHLHFVTEICQDEVFILDHEAPTVSQASSTGMPDLVVEPSAGTPLTADEQELLSAAASGDLSMLSECVRRGVNLLVRDSGGCSALHLASQGGHAELVSYIVKEGSKVLLDLTDREKGDTALHKAASEKQHAVCRLLVEAGASLQKTNFQGKTPADQADGDSELATYLSSTQTPPPREDLETAV; encoded by the exons GAAAGCCATCTCCCGGTCGGGCCTCCATTACCTCGGTCCCCCGCAGCCGCCACTTCCTCCGGCCTCCAACGGGCCCACCAAGGACCTGCGGACCTGCGTGGACTGGACG GAGAACGCGGTGAACGGAGATCACCTGTggatggagaccagctgctccgGAGAGCTGTGCTACCTGGGAGAAGACGCCTGCCTGCTGAAGACTGCA AAGTCGGCCCCCAGGAAGAAATGTGCAGCCTGCAAGATCGTCGTTCACACCAGCTGCATGGAGCAGCTAGAGAAg ATTAACTTTCGGTGTAAGCCGACCTTCAGAGAGGGAGGATCCCGATGCCTCCGagac CAGAACGTGCTGAGACATCACTGGGTTCACCGGCGGAGGCAGGAGGGGAAGTGCAAACAGTGTGGCAAG AGTTTCCAGCAGAAGTTCTTCCACAGTAAAGAAATCATCGCCATCAGCTGTTCGTGGTGCAAACAGGCT TTCCACAACAAGGTGACGTGTTTCATGCTGCATCAGATCGAGGAGCCGTGCTCGCTGGGCGCTCACGCTGGAGTCATCGTCCCGCCGTCCTGGATCATCAAAGTCAGGAAACCacag agctCACTGAAAAACTCGGCCAGGAGGAAAAAACGCACCTCTTTCAAACGGAGGACGAGTAAGAAGGGACTGGAC GAGTCGAAGTGGCGTCCCTTCATGTTGAAGCCCCTCCCCTCTCCGCTCATGAAGCCCATTTTGGTTTTCGTCAATCCCAAGAGCGGCGGCAATCAG GGTGCCAAGGTGTTGCAGATGTTCATGTGGATCCTGAACCCTCGGCAGGTCTTCGACCTGTCGCAGGGCGGCCTGAGAGAGGC GCTGGAGCTGTATCGCAAAGTGCCAAACCTGCGGATCCTGGCGTGCGGCGGGGACGGCACG gtgggcTGGATCCTGTCTGcgctggacgagctgcagatgAGCCCACAGCCTCCGGTGGCGGTGCTTCCTCTGGGAACGGGAAACGACCTCGCCAGGACGCTCAACTGGGGCGGG GGTTACACGGACGAGCCGGTGTCCAAGGTGTTGTGCCATGTGGAGGACGGCTCGGTGGTGCAGCTGGACCGGTGGAACCTGCAGGTGGAGAAGAGCTCGGCTCAGCCCGAGGAGGGAACGCAGAAG ctgCCCCTCAACGTGTTCAACAACTACTTCAGCCTGGGCTTCGACGCTCACGTCACCCTGGAGTTCCACGAGTCCCGAG AGGCCAACCCGGAAAAGTTTAACAGCCGCTTTCGAAACAAGATGTTCTATGCAGGA gcagCGTTCTCAGATTTCCTCCAGAGGAGCTCCAGGGATTTGTCCAAGCACGTCAGAGTGGTG TGTGACGGTACAGATCTGACTCCTAAAATCCAGGAGCTGAAGTTCCAGTGCATCGTCTTTCTGAACATCCCCAG GTACTGTGCTGGCACCATGCCGTGGGGAAACACAGGCGACCACCGAGACTTTGAACCTCAGCGACACGACGACGGCTGCATCGAGGTGATCGGCTTCACCATGGCGTCGCTG GCTGCGCTACAGGTCGGAGGTCATGGAGAGAGGCTGCACCAGTGCAGAGAGGTCGTCCTCACGACCTTCAAGACCGTTCCTGTTCAG GTTGACGGCGAGCCGTGTCGACTGGCTCCGTCCACTCTCCGCATCTCCCTCCGAAACCaggccaacatggtccagaagaGCAAGAGACGCACCTCAGTGCCCCTGCTGAACga tattCAGAAGGTGTGTGCAGCTGATCTGCGCCGCCTCTCTGCTCCCCCCGACTCCTTCTCTGT cccTCACGCCGTTCCCGACCGTCTGCGTCTGCGGGTGAATCGCATCAGCCTGCAGGAGTACGACCGGCTGCAGTACGACAAGGAGCGGCTGCGAGACATCT ccaTCCCAGTGGGCATCGTGGTGGTGAGAGGAGACTGTGATCTGGAGACGTGTCGACTCTACATCGACAGACTGCAGGAG GATTTACACCaggcgccatctgctggtcacaGGGTGCACTATCAG gacgAGTGCCGGGGCGTCCCCAggaccagctccagcagccgtcTGTCCCCCAACTGGAGCTTTCTGGACT CGACGTCCGCGGATCGTTTCTACCGCATCGACAAggctcag GAGCATCTTCACTTCGTCACCGAAATCTGCCAGGAcgaggtcttcatcctggaccACGAGGCCCCCACGGTGAGCCAGGCCTCCAGCACGGGGATGCCCGACCTGGTGGTGGAGCCGTCGGCCGG GACGCCGCTGACAGCTGATGAgcaag agctgctgtcggCTGCTGCTTCAGGGGATCTCTCCATG CTGTCGGAGTGTGTGCGGCGAGGCGTCAACCTGCTGGTCAGAGACTCTGGGGGATGCTCGGCGCTGCACCTGGCCTCGCAGGGCGGCCACGCCGAGCTCGTCAGCTACATCGTCAAAGAAG gctCGAAGGTTCTTCTGGACCTGACGGACCGGGAGAA aggGGACACGGCCCTGCATAAAGCCGCCTCGGAGAAGCAGCACGCCGTGTGTCGTCTGCTGGTGGAGGCCGGCGCGTCGCTGCAGAAGACGAACTTCCAG GGGAAAACTCCGGCGGACCAAGCGGACGGAGACTCGGAGCTGGCCACCTACCTgagctccacccagaccccgcccccccgcgAGGACCTGGAGACGGCCGTGTGA
- the dgki gene encoding diacylglycerol kinase iota isoform X4: MDPQAKEHRSSPAAGGFSGRLASLGADGGDSESGAGSEEAAVGCCSDTFSSLPDMEQESLEEKLRGLAFRKQTSYRKAISRSGLHYLGPPQPPLPPASNGPTKDLRTCVDWTENAVNGDHLWMETSCSGELCYLGEDACLLKTAKSAPRKKCAACKIVVHTSCMEQLEKINFRCKPTFREGGSRCLRDQNVLRHHWVHRRRQEGKCKQCGKSFQQKFFHSKEIIAISCSWCKQAFHNKVTCFMLHQIEEPCSLGAHAGVIVPPSWIIKVRKPQSSLKNSARRKKRTSFKRRTSKKGLDESKWRPFMLKPLPSPLMKPILVFVNPKSGGNQGAKVLQMFMWILNPRQVFDLSQGGLREALELYRKVPNLRILACGGDGTVGWILSALDELQMSPQPPVAVLPLGTGNDLARTLNWGGGYTDEPVSKVLCHVEDGSVVQLDRWNLQVEKSSAQPEEGTQKLPLNVFNNYFSLGFDAHVTLEFHESREANPEKFNSRFRNKMFYAGAAFSDFLQRSSRDLSKHVRVVCDGTDLTPKIQELKFQCIVFLNIPRYCAGTMPWGNTGDHRDFEPQRHDDGCIEVIGFTMASLAALQVGGHGERLHQCREVVLTTFKTVPVQVDGEPCRLAPSTLRISLRNQANMVQKSKRRTSVPLLNDIQKVCAADLRRLSAPPDSFSVPHAVPDRLRLRVNRISLQEYDRLQYDKERLRDISIPVGIVVVRGDCDLETCRLYIDRLQEDECRGVPRTSSSSRLSPNWSFLDSTSADRFYRIDKAQEHLHFVTEICQDEVFILDHEAPTVSQASSTGMPDLVVEPSAGTPLTADEQELLSAAASGDLSMLSECVRRGVNLLVRDSGGCSALHLASQGGHAELVSYIVKEGSKVLLDLTDREKGDTALHKAASEKQHAVCRLLVEAGASLQKTNFQGKTPADQADGDSELATYLSSTQTPPPREDLETAV; this comes from the exons GAAAGCCATCTCCCGGTCGGGCCTCCATTACCTCGGTCCCCCGCAGCCGCCACTTCCTCCGGCCTCCAACGGGCCCACCAAGGACCTGCGGACCTGCGTGGACTGGACG GAGAACGCGGTGAACGGAGATCACCTGTggatggagaccagctgctccgGAGAGCTGTGCTACCTGGGAGAAGACGCCTGCCTGCTGAAGACTGCA AAGTCGGCCCCCAGGAAGAAATGTGCAGCCTGCAAGATCGTCGTTCACACCAGCTGCATGGAGCAGCTAGAGAAg ATTAACTTTCGGTGTAAGCCGACCTTCAGAGAGGGAGGATCCCGATGCCTCCGagac CAGAACGTGCTGAGACATCACTGGGTTCACCGGCGGAGGCAGGAGGGGAAGTGCAAACAGTGTGGCAAG AGTTTCCAGCAGAAGTTCTTCCACAGTAAAGAAATCATCGCCATCAGCTGTTCGTGGTGCAAACAGGCT TTCCACAACAAGGTGACGTGTTTCATGCTGCATCAGATCGAGGAGCCGTGCTCGCTGGGCGCTCACGCTGGAGTCATCGTCCCGCCGTCCTGGATCATCAAAGTCAGGAAACCacag agctCACTGAAAAACTCGGCCAGGAGGAAAAAACGCACCTCTTTCAAACGGAGGACGAGTAAGAAGGGACTGGAC GAGTCGAAGTGGCGTCCCTTCATGTTGAAGCCCCTCCCCTCTCCGCTCATGAAGCCCATTTTGGTTTTCGTCAATCCCAAGAGCGGCGGCAATCAG GGTGCCAAGGTGTTGCAGATGTTCATGTGGATCCTGAACCCTCGGCAGGTCTTCGACCTGTCGCAGGGCGGCCTGAGAGAGGC GCTGGAGCTGTATCGCAAAGTGCCAAACCTGCGGATCCTGGCGTGCGGCGGGGACGGCACG gtgggcTGGATCCTGTCTGcgctggacgagctgcagatgAGCCCACAGCCTCCGGTGGCGGTGCTTCCTCTGGGAACGGGAAACGACCTCGCCAGGACGCTCAACTGGGGCGGG GGTTACACGGACGAGCCGGTGTCCAAGGTGTTGTGCCATGTGGAGGACGGCTCGGTGGTGCAGCTGGACCGGTGGAACCTGCAGGTGGAGAAGAGCTCGGCTCAGCCCGAGGAGGGAACGCAGAAG ctgCCCCTCAACGTGTTCAACAACTACTTCAGCCTGGGCTTCGACGCTCACGTCACCCTGGAGTTCCACGAGTCCCGAG AGGCCAACCCGGAAAAGTTTAACAGCCGCTTTCGAAACAAGATGTTCTATGCAGGA gcagCGTTCTCAGATTTCCTCCAGAGGAGCTCCAGGGATTTGTCCAAGCACGTCAGAGTGGTG TGTGACGGTACAGATCTGACTCCTAAAATCCAGGAGCTGAAGTTCCAGTGCATCGTCTTTCTGAACATCCCCAG GTACTGTGCTGGCACCATGCCGTGGGGAAACACAGGCGACCACCGAGACTTTGAACCTCAGCGACACGACGACGGCTGCATCGAGGTGATCGGCTTCACCATGGCGTCGCTG GCTGCGCTACAGGTCGGAGGTCATGGAGAGAGGCTGCACCAGTGCAGAGAGGTCGTCCTCACGACCTTCAAGACCGTTCCTGTTCAG GTTGACGGCGAGCCGTGTCGACTGGCTCCGTCCACTCTCCGCATCTCCCTCCGAAACCaggccaacatggtccagaagaGCAAGAGACGCACCTCAGTGCCCCTGCTGAACga tattCAGAAGGTGTGTGCAGCTGATCTGCGCCGCCTCTCTGCTCCCCCCGACTCCTTCTCTGT cccTCACGCCGTTCCCGACCGTCTGCGTCTGCGGGTGAATCGCATCAGCCTGCAGGAGTACGACCGGCTGCAGTACGACAAGGAGCGGCTGCGAGACATCT ccaTCCCAGTGGGCATCGTGGTGGTGAGAGGAGACTGTGATCTGGAGACGTGTCGACTCTACATCGACAGACTGCAGGAG gacgAGTGCCGGGGCGTCCCCAggaccagctccagcagccgtcTGTCCCCCAACTGGAGCTTTCTGGACT CGACGTCCGCGGATCGTTTCTACCGCATCGACAAggctcag GAGCATCTTCACTTCGTCACCGAAATCTGCCAGGAcgaggtcttcatcctggaccACGAGGCCCCCACGGTGAGCCAGGCCTCCAGCACGGGGATGCCCGACCTGGTGGTGGAGCCGTCGGCCGG GACGCCGCTGACAGCTGATGAgcaag agctgctgtcggCTGCTGCTTCAGGGGATCTCTCCATG CTGTCGGAGTGTGTGCGGCGAGGCGTCAACCTGCTGGTCAGAGACTCTGGGGGATGCTCGGCGCTGCACCTGGCCTCGCAGGGCGGCCACGCCGAGCTCGTCAGCTACATCGTCAAAGAAG gctCGAAGGTTCTTCTGGACCTGACGGACCGGGAGAA aggGGACACGGCCCTGCATAAAGCCGCCTCGGAGAAGCAGCACGCCGTGTGTCGTCTGCTGGTGGAGGCCGGCGCGTCGCTGCAGAAGACGAACTTCCAG GGGAAAACTCCGGCGGACCAAGCGGACGGAGACTCGGAGCTGGCCACCTACCTgagctccacccagaccccgcccccccgcgAGGACCTGGAGACGGCCGTGTGA
- the dgki gene encoding diacylglycerol kinase iota isoform X3, protein MDPQAKEHRSSPAAGGFSGRLASLGADGGDSESGAGSEEAAVGCCSDTFSSLPDMEQESLEEKLRGLAFRKQTSYRKAISRSGLHYLGPPQPPLPPASNGPTKDLRTCVDWTENAVNGDHLWMETSCSGELCYLGEDACLLKTAKSAPRKKCAACKIVVHTSCMEQLEKINFRCKPTFREGGSRCLRDNVLRHHWVHRRRQEGKCKQCGKSFQQKFFHSKEIIAISCSWCKQAFHNKVTCFMLHQIEEPCSLGAHAGVIVPPSWIIKVRKPQSSLKNSARRKKRTSFKRRTSKKGLDESKWRPFMLKPLPSPLMKPILVFVNPKSGGNQGAKVLQMFMWILNPRQVFDLSQGGLREALELYRKVPNLRILACGGDGTVGWILSALDELQMSPQPPVAVLPLGTGNDLARTLNWGGGYTDEPVSKVLCHVEDGSVVQLDRWNLQVEKSSAQPEEGTQKLPLNVFNNYFSLGFDAHVTLEFHESREANPEKFNSRFRNKMFYAGAAFSDFLQRSSRDLSKHVRVVCDGTDLTPKIQELKFQCIVFLNIPRYCAGTMPWGNTGDHRDFEPQRHDDGCIEVIGFTMASLAALQVGGHGERLHQCREVVLTTFKTVPVQVDGEPCRLAPSTLRISLRNQANMVQKSKRRTSVPLLNDIQKVCAADLRRLSAPPDSFSVPHAVPDRLRLRVNRISLQEYDRLQYDKERLRDISIPVGIVVVRGDCDLETCRLYIDRLQEDLHQAPSAGHRVHYQDECRGVPRTSSSSRLSPNWSFLDSTSADRFYRIDKAQEHLHFVTEICQDEVFILDHEAPTVSQASSTGMPDLVVEPSAGTPLTADEQELLSAAASGDLSMLSECVRRGVNLLVRDSGGCSALHLASQGGHAELVSYIVKEGSKVLLDLTDREKGDTALHKAASEKQHAVCRLLVEAGASLQKTNFQGKTPADQADGDSELATYLSSTQTPPPREDLETAV, encoded by the exons GAAAGCCATCTCCCGGTCGGGCCTCCATTACCTCGGTCCCCCGCAGCCGCCACTTCCTCCGGCCTCCAACGGGCCCACCAAGGACCTGCGGACCTGCGTGGACTGGACG GAGAACGCGGTGAACGGAGATCACCTGTggatggagaccagctgctccgGAGAGCTGTGCTACCTGGGAGAAGACGCCTGCCTGCTGAAGACTGCA AAGTCGGCCCCCAGGAAGAAATGTGCAGCCTGCAAGATCGTCGTTCACACCAGCTGCATGGAGCAGCTAGAGAAg ATTAACTTTCGGTGTAAGCCGACCTTCAGAGAGGGAGGATCCCGATGCCTCCGagac AACGTGCTGAGACATCACTGGGTTCACCGGCGGAGGCAGGAGGGGAAGTGCAAACAGTGTGGCAAG AGTTTCCAGCAGAAGTTCTTCCACAGTAAAGAAATCATCGCCATCAGCTGTTCGTGGTGCAAACAGGCT TTCCACAACAAGGTGACGTGTTTCATGCTGCATCAGATCGAGGAGCCGTGCTCGCTGGGCGCTCACGCTGGAGTCATCGTCCCGCCGTCCTGGATCATCAAAGTCAGGAAACCacag agctCACTGAAAAACTCGGCCAGGAGGAAAAAACGCACCTCTTTCAAACGGAGGACGAGTAAGAAGGGACTGGAC GAGTCGAAGTGGCGTCCCTTCATGTTGAAGCCCCTCCCCTCTCCGCTCATGAAGCCCATTTTGGTTTTCGTCAATCCCAAGAGCGGCGGCAATCAG GGTGCCAAGGTGTTGCAGATGTTCATGTGGATCCTGAACCCTCGGCAGGTCTTCGACCTGTCGCAGGGCGGCCTGAGAGAGGC GCTGGAGCTGTATCGCAAAGTGCCAAACCTGCGGATCCTGGCGTGCGGCGGGGACGGCACG gtgggcTGGATCCTGTCTGcgctggacgagctgcagatgAGCCCACAGCCTCCGGTGGCGGTGCTTCCTCTGGGAACGGGAAACGACCTCGCCAGGACGCTCAACTGGGGCGGG GGTTACACGGACGAGCCGGTGTCCAAGGTGTTGTGCCATGTGGAGGACGGCTCGGTGGTGCAGCTGGACCGGTGGAACCTGCAGGTGGAGAAGAGCTCGGCTCAGCCCGAGGAGGGAACGCAGAAG ctgCCCCTCAACGTGTTCAACAACTACTTCAGCCTGGGCTTCGACGCTCACGTCACCCTGGAGTTCCACGAGTCCCGAG AGGCCAACCCGGAAAAGTTTAACAGCCGCTTTCGAAACAAGATGTTCTATGCAGGA gcagCGTTCTCAGATTTCCTCCAGAGGAGCTCCAGGGATTTGTCCAAGCACGTCAGAGTGGTG TGTGACGGTACAGATCTGACTCCTAAAATCCAGGAGCTGAAGTTCCAGTGCATCGTCTTTCTGAACATCCCCAG GTACTGTGCTGGCACCATGCCGTGGGGAAACACAGGCGACCACCGAGACTTTGAACCTCAGCGACACGACGACGGCTGCATCGAGGTGATCGGCTTCACCATGGCGTCGCTG GCTGCGCTACAGGTCGGAGGTCATGGAGAGAGGCTGCACCAGTGCAGAGAGGTCGTCCTCACGACCTTCAAGACCGTTCCTGTTCAG GTTGACGGCGAGCCGTGTCGACTGGCTCCGTCCACTCTCCGCATCTCCCTCCGAAACCaggccaacatggtccagaagaGCAAGAGACGCACCTCAGTGCCCCTGCTGAACga tattCAGAAGGTGTGTGCAGCTGATCTGCGCCGCCTCTCTGCTCCCCCCGACTCCTTCTCTGT cccTCACGCCGTTCCCGACCGTCTGCGTCTGCGGGTGAATCGCATCAGCCTGCAGGAGTACGACCGGCTGCAGTACGACAAGGAGCGGCTGCGAGACATCT ccaTCCCAGTGGGCATCGTGGTGGTGAGAGGAGACTGTGATCTGGAGACGTGTCGACTCTACATCGACAGACTGCAGGAG GATTTACACCaggcgccatctgctggtcacaGGGTGCACTATCAG gacgAGTGCCGGGGCGTCCCCAggaccagctccagcagccgtcTGTCCCCCAACTGGAGCTTTCTGGACT CGACGTCCGCGGATCGTTTCTACCGCATCGACAAggctcag GAGCATCTTCACTTCGTCACCGAAATCTGCCAGGAcgaggtcttcatcctggaccACGAGGCCCCCACGGTGAGCCAGGCCTCCAGCACGGGGATGCCCGACCTGGTGGTGGAGCCGTCGGCCGG GACGCCGCTGACAGCTGATGAgcaag agctgctgtcggCTGCTGCTTCAGGGGATCTCTCCATG CTGTCGGAGTGTGTGCGGCGAGGCGTCAACCTGCTGGTCAGAGACTCTGGGGGATGCTCGGCGCTGCACCTGGCCTCGCAGGGCGGCCACGCCGAGCTCGTCAGCTACATCGTCAAAGAAG gctCGAAGGTTCTTCTGGACCTGACGGACCGGGAGAA aggGGACACGGCCCTGCATAAAGCCGCCTCGGAGAAGCAGCACGCCGTGTGTCGTCTGCTGGTGGAGGCCGGCGCGTCGCTGCAGAAGACGAACTTCCAG GGGAAAACTCCGGCGGACCAAGCGGACGGAGACTCGGAGCTGGCCACCTACCTgagctccacccagaccccgcccccccgcgAGGACCTGGAGACGGCCGTGTGA